The window TTTGTTAAGGACCTCCTTTTTCTTCCAAACCGTATTCTGGAGGTATCAATATGATTTCAATACTATCATTCCCGGAAAGGGGGCCTTACGGAAAAGCATCGTGGCGTGGAAACACATCCGGTTACATCGTAAAGGAGCTCCGTGAACTACCCCGTCCTTACGGACAGGGCTTCCTGGTTCAACGAGGGGCATTGATACACCGCCTCTCCCCAGGCGTTAATTCCCGCAGTCCCTGCGGTAGATTTTAGGAGTATATTTTGAGCAGCATTATGGTCTCTATCCATAACGGTCTTACAGAAAGGACACCGATGTATCCTTTGAGCAAGGGTTTTAGGAACAGGCTCGCCACAAACACTGCAATTGATGCTTGTATAATGTGGGGATACTTTCTCTACCAAACATCCAGCTTCTTCCGCTTTATATGTAAGGTAATTGAGAAACTGTCTCCATCCAGCATCACTAATAGACTTGGCAAGATGATGATTTCTTACCATACCTTTTATATGCAGGTTCTCTACAACTATAAAACCATAGGTATCCACAATCTTACGAGATACTTTGTGGTGAAAGTCGTTTCTCTGATTACGAACTTTGCAATGAAGTTTAGCAACCTTAATCCTTGCCTTCTTTCTGTTTTTACATCCCTTCTTCTTTTGAGAAAGCTGCCTCTGTTTGGTGATAAGTCTTTCTTCAGACTTACGAAGATATTTGGGATTATCTATAATCTCACCATTAGAAAGTGTAGCAAAGGATTTGATACCCATATCAATACCGATAGCCTTATCAGGTATAAGTTTTTTGACAGGCCCATACTCAACGGAAAAGCAAGCATACCACCTGTCAATCTCTTTCTTAATGGTGCAGGTCTCTATATCACCTTTTATCTCTCTGTGCTTCTTGAGCTTTATGGT is drawn from Pseudomonadota bacterium and contains these coding sequences:
- a CDS encoding transposase; this encodes MHSQVLQDVLFRVERAFQGFFRRLKEKNGKAGYPRFKSENRYDSITYPQQPGFQLTEQGLKLSKIGTIKLKKHREIKGDIETCTIKKEIDRWYACFSVEYGPVKKLIPDKAIGIDMGIKSFATLSNGEIIDNPKYLRKSEERLITKQRQLSQKKKGCKNRKKARIKVAKLHCKVRNQRNDFHHKVSRKIVDTYGFIVVENLHIKGMVRNHHLAKSISDAGWRQFLNYLTYKAEEAGCLVEKVSPHYTSINCSVCGEPVPKTLAQRIHRCPFCKTVMDRDHNAAQNILLKSTAGTAGINAWGEAVYQCPSLNQEALSVRTG